A window of Methanocaldococcus vulcanius M7 genomic DNA:
CAAAGACGTGTCCCATATTGGTCTCTCCTTTAAATCCATATATTGCTCTCATTTCGCTCCAATTTGTTCTTTTTGATAATATAAAAGCTAAATCTTTAACTTTTTGATATTTAGATTGTAAGTAAACATTTATTTTATCTGGATCTAATCCAAGAGCAATATAGTTGGTTATATATTCGTTTAAAGCGAGTTCTTTTGTTTTCTCAAAACTCATGTTTCTTGCCCAGTATGCCTCTAAATCAGCTATTGGAATGTTTATATTGTCAGTGTATTTTTGATAAAATTTTAATAAATCCACGACCATCTTATGTCCAAAATGCATTTTACCTGAGGGCATCATTCCGCTAACAACAGCAAAATCCTTTCCGTGTTTTATTGCATCTACTATTCTTTCAAAGTCCCTATGTCCCAAAATAATATTCCTTCTAAAAAAATGATGTTCTTTTTTTAAATCGCCTAAAACATCAGATATTGGCTTAACTCCAAACTGTTCCATCGTTTTTTTATAATCAATAACAGCAGGGGTTTCCCAGGGTGTTAACTCCATACTTTCCACCTATATAACTTATTTAAATTTATTAATTTAAAAATTAAATTTATTAATAAGTTTTTACAATTGTTTAGTTTCATTTTATATTAAATTATTTATAAATTATTCTTGATTGCAAATTACCGAGTGTTAAATTATATAATTCCAAAGTGAATATTTTCATAAACTTTTTTGTTAACTGGATAAGTATGGGTGAAAATGTGAAGTTTTTAGAGGACAAAAAAAGAGTGTTAACAAATTTAGAACTCGCAATAAAAGAAAATTTGGTTGATGAAGAAATTATTCCGATCTTAAAGATAATAAATGACCTTGACTTTTGCTATACTACATCAAGTTGTATCGGAAGAGTGGGAGTAATTGAAATTCCAAAAGATAAAAATCCAAAGATATATTCGAAATGGGTTGGGAAGTGGCACCATTATGCAAAATATGATGAGTTGTTCAACGCTTTAAAGAACTGGAAAGATAAGGAGGAAGCAAAAAATACTATGGCAATATTTGTAATGAATCCTCCAATAATACACATCGCTTGTAAAGATCTATACTCTGCTAAAAAAATGCTTGATTTAGCAATACATTCGGGATTAAAGGCATCATCAATAAAGTCAGTTTCAGAGAGGAGGATAATAGTTGAGATCTTACCAACTCATAAGGTTGATGCTCCGATAGGAGAGGATGGAAAACTCTTTGTTGATGAAGATTATTTAAAATTTCTGTTGGATTATGGAAATTTAAAACTTAAAAAAGCGAGATCTGTGTTGATGAGATGGGTGGATAATTTAACAACTCAATTTAATAAATAAATTTATAAAAAAGAAAATAGAAAATAAAAAAATAAAAAAGTTAAATGAGCAAAGGAATTATAATGTATAATCAAGAACTTTTTTTGCTTCTTCTATATGTTCTTTTCTTATTCTCTCAATATCCTCGTGAAGTGCTTTTATAACTCTTCCAATAATTATAAATATTGTTCCTGTTATTAAGGGTAGGTTATCTACAACTATATCATCGAGAGGTAAATCTCCAGGTATTTTCTTCATAACATACTTTTTAATTGTCTCTGCTACAATATTTTCTTCTTCAATAATGCTTTTGAATAAATCCATTGAATTTAAAAACCCTTTTGTTAATGGAATGTGTCTCATTTTTATGATCTTTGCGTTTTCTTCTTTTGCATTTCTGTGAGCAACTTCAAACAGATCAGCCAATTTCTTTTCAACTACATCCATAATATCTTCTGCTTCTGTTTTATACAGATCAATCTCACAGGTTGTTTTCATTATCTTTTTAAGTTGTGGGTATGGAATTATCATCTCTGCCATAATCTCCCTCATAAAATTGTTTTGTTTATAAGAATACATTTTCGAAACTTATATATAAATGTTTCCTTTGTAGTTCTCATAATTGTCATTTTTAAATTTTTAATTTTATTGTGAGATAGGGTATATAAACAAATATATAAACGAATCATATATAAATAAATACGGTTTTGCTTTCTCGTTCGACCTATCAAATTATTAATTAATCCTTCCTATCTAAAAACTCTCTCAAAACAGAAGTGGCATAATTTCCTTTCTTTAAACAAAATTTAAGAACATATGAGTTATCTTCAATACAATATGAGAGATTATATATCCTCTCGATCATAGTTCTCCTACCACCTACAAACGATCCAAATTCTCCAATTTTAAATTTCTCAGGAGAAAGATATTCTCTTTCGTAAACTTCTCGCTCAATTTCTCCCTGTATTCCTGATGCAAAGTTTGTTTTGTATCCAAATAACGCCCCACTTGGAAGCCCATCTATCAAAACATCCCCTTCCAACGGTAAAAATCCATAATCAGATCTCATATTAACTATCTCATTAAATAGATATGATTGATATGCATTTACAAACATACATCTCAAATGAGGGGGAAGTATCATAAACGCTTTTTGATAATTTCCTGTCTCTAAATATCGTTTTATCATCCTTCTTTCATAAAAAAATACCTTTGGAAAGCGTTTATACGCCTCTTTGAAATTTTCTTCATCAACTAACGATCTCGCTAATTTTGATCGCTCGTCATCATATGGCAGAGGAGTTCCACAGTAGAGGTGAAATGCCGATTCCCAATCCCTTTCTACAATAAACTTTCCTACAATATGAGTTATAGGCCTCGTAGTTCCAAATCTTTGAATTCCATAGTAATTTATAAAGTATTTTAAACGACAGAGATCATTTACTACTTTTTTTAAATCTTCTCCTTTAAGTATCGGATCTCCAACTCTAACTGTAAATCTATTTCCCCAAAGATCCCCTAATCTTATTTTTCTATTTGTTTTTTGAAAATCTCTCAATATTATTCCTTTAATTTTTATTTTTTTTAAATCTTCCAACTTCACATTAAAACATCCAACCCTTTGAGTAGTTATTGCATATTTATCCTTATTTCCTGCAAATCCAAAATGTTTTCTTTGCTTTCCCACCCTGTTAGCTATCTCCCTAATTGCATCTAACGTTGTCCAGTTTTTCTTTTCCAAGGTAAAATGTATGAAGGTTCCTTTCCAATCTTCTTCATCTTTAAATTCTATACTCTTTCCAACTTCTAATATCGTTCCATCCAACATTATCTCTTCTACGACAAAATCTTCAGGATACTTTTTTATCACTCCTCCAGTATACAAGTTAGCCAAATATTTATTCATATTTAGAGGCATATCTTTTAATTGTTCTTTAATTTTAGAGTCCCTAAATTTTTTTCTATATTTTAGTAATTTTTCCTTTAAATTCTTATTACTTTCTTCTTTTCTTTTTTGTATTAAAAAATTCATAACCGATCACCAAAAAATTGTAATCAATAAATAATTAAATAAATTAAATGAATAGGGGTGGTAAACACAAGTTATTAAGAAAGGGCATTTGTAATAATTAATTTTGGCTTAATGGTTTAATTATATTTGATACAATTAACAAATTAATAATTAAATAATTAACAACACGAACATTAATTCAACATATCCAATTTTCAGGTGGAAACATGAGACCGCAAGATGTTTGGAGAGAACTATTAGAAATTGCAAAATTGTATTATGATGATGATAAGGTCTTTTACTCTAAAACAAAGAGGGGCGTTTATAAAATAAAAAGTTTTAGTAAGGACAAGATCGTTATAAAAAAACTGAGGGGAAGAGTTGATGAGATTTTAACTAAAAAAAGATTTATTGAAAATTGGGATAGAATTGTCTATGGGGTTGAATGGAACATTCCAACGGCTGTAAAGTCGTTTTTAAAATTGCATCCAAAAATACGTGAAAATGAGGATGGAAGCTTAATATTCCACGTAGGAGAAGCATAACAAAATATAAACTGCTAAAATAGAGAAATATTTTTAGAATTATTAATTATTGAGATAAAAGATGTCTATGTGCTTTGTTAACGTGTTTAGTATAATCCTTTGAGTATCTAAATAATTTTCCACATCTTGGACATCTAAAAAATACTTCTCCATCTCTTCCAACGATTTTCTCAGCTTTCAACCTCAAACTCTCACCCCTTAACCATTTTTTACTTCCTTATTTGTTAGATGTGATCATGTCAATTAAAGAATAAAGCAAGGGTATTTAATCAAAGAGAATCACACTAATATACAATTACTTACATATTAATAATATTACAATACTGCATTCCAACATTGAATATATGCCATTACCAAATAAAAATTTTTCTCTAATAGGGGGATATTATGGATTTAAAGTATATGTTCTACCCAAGATCCGTGGCAGTTATTGGAGCCACAAACAGAGAAGGGAAAGTCGGTTATGCAATAATGAAAAACTTAGAAAATTTTAATGGGAGAGTTTATCCTGTAAATCCAAAGTATGATGAGGTCTTAGGACTAAAATGCTATAAATCTGTTTTAGATATAGAAGATGAGATTGACTTAGCAATTATTGTGGTTCCTAATGTTGTAGTTCCGCAAGTATTGGAGGAGTGTGGGAAAAAAGGGGTTAAAAGTGCAGTAATAATAAGCGCTGGGTTTTCAGAAGTTGGAAACTATGAATTAGAAGAAAAGATCAAAGAGATTGCGAAAAGATATAATATTAGGATCATAGGCCCCAACTGTTTAGGGATAATGAACACACATATAAATTTAAACGCCACATTCGCCAAAGTATTTCCACCAAAAGGAGGGGTTTCGATAATATCTCAAAGTGGGGCTGTTTTAAATGCCATCTTAGACATTGCTCCTCTATTAAATATTGGATTTTCAAAAGTTGTTAGTATTGGAAATAAGGTAGATGTTCAGGAAAGTGATTTAATGGAATATTTTTTAAATGATGAAGATACAAAAATGGTTGTCTTATATATTGAGGGGCTAAAAGATAAAAGATTTTTAAATGTGGCTAAAAAACTATCTAAGAAAAAACCAATAATCGCTTTAAAATCAGGAAGAACAGATGTCGGTAAAAAGGCAGCAAAATCCCACACTGGATCCTTAGCAGGCGAAGATGAGATCTACGAAGCGGTTTTTAAAGAATCAGGGATAGTTAGGGCATATACATTTGAAGAGTTAGTAGATCTTATTCATATTTTTTCCACCCAACCAACAATAAATTCGAACGAAATTGGAATAATAACCAACGCTGGTGGATTTGGGGTCTTAGCAGCAGATAGTTGT
This region includes:
- the taw3 gene encoding tRNA(Phe) 7-((3-amino-3-carboxypropyl)-4-demethylwyosine(37)-N(4))-methyltransferase Taw3 codes for the protein MKFLEDKKRVLTNLELAIKENLVDEEIIPILKIINDLDFCYTTSSCIGRVGVIEIPKDKNPKIYSKWVGKWHHYAKYDELFNALKNWKDKEEAKNTMAIFVMNPPIIHIACKDLYSAKKMLDLAIHSGLKASSIKSVSERRIIVEILPTHKVDAPIGEDGKLFVDEDYLKFLLDYGNLKLKKARSVLMRWVDNLTTQFNK
- a CDS encoding DUF1931 family protein, whose translation is MAEMIIPYPQLKKIMKTTCEIDLYKTEAEDIMDVVEKKLADLFEVAHRNAKEENAKIIKMRHIPLTKGFLNSMDLFKSIIEEENIVAETIKKYVMKKIPGDLPLDDIVVDNLPLITGTIFIIIGRVIKALHEDIERIRKEHIEEAKKVLDYTL
- the truD gene encoding tRNA pseudouridine(13) synthase TruD codes for the protein MNFLIQKRKEESNKNLKEKLLKYRKKFRDSKIKEQLKDMPLNMNKYLANLYTGGVIKKYPEDFVVEEIMLDGTILEVGKSIEFKDEEDWKGTFIHFTLEKKNWTTLDAIREIANRVGKQRKHFGFAGNKDKYAITTQRVGCFNVKLEDLKKIKIKGIILRDFQKTNRKIRLGDLWGNRFTVRVGDPILKGEDLKKVVNDLCRLKYFINYYGIQRFGTTRPITHIVGKFIVERDWESAFHLYCGTPLPYDDERSKLARSLVDEENFKEAYKRFPKVFFYERRMIKRYLETGNYQKAFMILPPHLRCMFVNAYQSYLFNEIVNMRSDYGFLPLEGDVLIDGLPSGALFGYKTNFASGIQGEIEREVYEREYLSPEKFKIGEFGSFVGGRRTMIERIYNLSYCIEDNSYVLKFCLKKGNYATSVLREFLDRKD
- a CDS encoding C2H2-type zinc finger protein; this translates as MRLKAEKIVGRDGEVFFRCPRCGKLFRYSKDYTKHVNKAHRHLLSQ